In one window of Frigoriglobus tundricola DNA:
- a CDS encoding glycosyltransferase family 2 protein, which translates to MPESAAEPQLLSLVIPVYNERESLAALHAEIAEVATKLRERVELIFVDDGSSDDSWGVIREIASKDDRVRGIKFRRNFGKAAALAAGFGAARGGVVITMDADLQDDPHEIPHFLEKLRGGLDVVSGWKQIRHDPWHKVLPSRVFNRFLSVLTGVYLHDHNCGMKAYRAEALREVHLYGEMHRFVPVLAYSRGFKVGELVIQHRARKFGRSKYGWKRFIKGGLDVVTVRLLTGFGRRPQHFIGAWGLGFTAAALFGFFLLAVNALVRQWEADLGAGPVAQVVGLVLSVGLGLLGTQCLLTGLLAEMTVARKWLDNEPYSVAERTDGC; encoded by the coding sequence ATGCCTGAGTCGGCCGCGGAACCGCAGTTGCTCTCACTGGTGATCCCCGTTTACAACGAGCGGGAGAGCCTCGCTGCGCTACACGCGGAGATCGCGGAAGTTGCGACAAAACTCCGTGAGCGGGTCGAACTGATCTTCGTGGACGACGGGAGCAGCGACGATTCCTGGGGCGTCATCCGAGAGATCGCATCGAAGGACGACCGCGTGCGGGGGATCAAGTTCCGCCGCAATTTCGGTAAGGCCGCGGCGCTGGCCGCGGGGTTCGGGGCCGCGCGGGGCGGCGTGGTCATCACGATGGACGCCGACCTTCAGGACGACCCGCACGAGATCCCGCACTTTCTGGAGAAGCTCCGCGGCGGTCTGGACGTGGTGAGCGGCTGGAAGCAGATCCGACACGACCCCTGGCACAAGGTGCTTCCGAGCCGCGTGTTCAACCGGTTCCTGAGCGTGCTGACGGGCGTGTACCTGCACGACCACAACTGCGGGATGAAGGCGTACCGCGCCGAGGCGCTGCGGGAGGTGCACCTGTACGGCGAGATGCACCGGTTCGTGCCGGTTCTCGCGTACAGTCGCGGCTTCAAGGTCGGGGAACTGGTGATCCAGCACCGCGCGCGGAAGTTCGGCCGCTCGAAATACGGCTGGAAGCGGTTCATCAAGGGCGGGCTCGACGTCGTGACGGTGCGCCTGCTCACCGGCTTCGGCCGCCGCCCGCAGCACTTCATCGGCGCGTGGGGATTGGGCTTCACGGCCGCCGCGCTCTTCGGTTTTTTTCTACTGGCGGTAAATGCCCTCGTGCGGCAGTGGGAAGCCGACCTCGGCGCCGGGCCGGTCGCGCAGGTCGTGGGGCTGGTGCTCTCGGTCGGCCTGGGGCTACTCGGTACTCAGTGCCTGCTCACGGGTTTACTCGCTGAGATGACCGTGGCCCGGAAGTGGCTCGACAACGAACCCTACAGCGTCGCGGAGCGCACGGATGGCTGCTGA
- a CDS encoding CPBP family intramembrane glutamic endopeptidase produces the protein MSEPANDPPMVTRPPEVAPPVPKRPRPGFWEALVWCLLFLAGQVFGAVAGMGVVFIAYALAEPEPVRFMLDQLEGFSKASDAKAQDDRPPVPFEIGRAVAWGMLSAQFVSLGMIALVLPRRIGPDWKRQLGVRRPSGLHVLLVLMIVPGFVLFADVIQTVFVWATDLKPPATMRALNGIFRQFPWPLTVLAVALGPGVVEEFWFRGFLGRGLSARYGLGAGVLLTSLFFAVAHLDPSQLLTFALMGAYLHFVYRATRSIWPSILLHAMNNGIAVLLLLVLPPEKLEQPTPVIVPLASLSLLIFGSVALWTNRARVERIAADDPTRWDGWESDEGTWKAEYPGISTPAPESGLRLGYGAVSPVALGFTFASFSVLLYLCYRYVI, from the coding sequence ATGAGCGAACCCGCGAACGATCCGCCAATGGTGACGCGCCCGCCGGAGGTCGCGCCCCCCGTACCGAAGCGGCCGCGCCCGGGGTTCTGGGAAGCGCTGGTGTGGTGCCTCCTGTTCCTGGCCGGACAGGTGTTCGGCGCGGTCGCGGGCATGGGCGTGGTGTTCATCGCGTACGCACTGGCCGAGCCGGAGCCGGTTCGGTTCATGCTCGACCAACTCGAGGGGTTCTCGAAGGCTTCGGACGCCAAAGCGCAGGACGACCGGCCGCCGGTTCCGTTCGAAATCGGCCGGGCGGTGGCCTGGGGGATGCTCTCGGCGCAGTTCGTATCACTGGGGATGATTGCGCTCGTGTTACCCCGAAGGATCGGGCCGGACTGGAAGCGCCAACTCGGCGTCCGGCGCCCGTCCGGGTTGCACGTCTTGCTTGTGCTGATGATCGTGCCGGGGTTCGTGCTCTTCGCTGATGTGATTCAAACGGTTTTCGTCTGGGCAACAGATCTGAAACCGCCCGCAACCATGAGGGCGCTCAACGGCATTTTCAGGCAGTTCCCGTGGCCGCTGACGGTCCTGGCCGTGGCCCTCGGGCCGGGCGTGGTGGAGGAGTTCTGGTTCCGCGGGTTCCTCGGGCGCGGGCTGAGCGCGCGGTACGGGCTTGGCGCGGGTGTTCTGCTCACGTCACTGTTCTTCGCGGTCGCGCACCTCGATCCGTCGCAGCTCCTCACCTTCGCTCTAATGGGTGCCTATTTGCACTTTGTGTACCGTGCCACGCGCAGCATCTGGCCCTCGATCCTCCTGCACGCCATGAACAACGGCATTGCTGTTTTGCTCCTTCTCGTGTTGCCGCCGGAAAAGCTCGAGCAGCCGACGCCGGTCATTGTGCCCCTCGCGTCCCTCTCGCTACTGATCTTCGGCAGCGTCGCTTTGTGGACGAACCGGGCACGTGTGGAACGGATCGCAGCGGACGACCCGACGCGGTGGGATGGGTGGGAATCGGATGAAGGGACGTGGAAGGCGGAGTACCCGGGCATTTCTACCCCGGCCCCGGAGTCGGGTTTACGTCTCGGATACGGGGCAGTAAGCCCTGTGGCGCTTGGGTTTACGTTTGCGTCGTTCAGTGTGCTGCTGTATCTCTGTTACCGCTATGTTATTTGA